In Gimesia benthica, a single window of DNA contains:
- a CDS encoding efflux RND transporter periplasmic adaptor subunit produces MKVLIAPACTAIAMVVGWLVYDKSVKDVQVPTKTIIPEPIAVQVTRSTTKTLEKRINLVGNLEAGSQVEVRTRYSGYIKSMPFDVGDRIKEGDVILELNDSENRELVSKAEAALSVAKAQLKAQITSQELARKAYDRLLVLQKSGVSTRQQMEEAQASLAIQEAQTELEQARVDQAGADLEQSRLRLQENKIIAPTSGFLAERLVDIGDLAKPDVALMKIVNLDHVRTVVHIVEKDYEDVKIGQQAAITVDTFPDQTFSGHVKRKAPVMDPQTRTAAVHIEIPNEDFSLKPGMHARVQIVFEHRPETKVLPIASLTRRKDGPGSAVFIIGGNPPMTHRRNIEVGINDGEMVEILSGINAEDLVITLGNRLVDEGQTVTPVEVPMDQILQAPPALPEKTNL; encoded by the coding sequence ATGAAAGTTCTGATTGCGCCCGCCTGCACAGCGATTGCCATGGTTGTCGGATGGCTGGTCTATGACAAATCCGTCAAAGATGTCCAGGTCCCAACCAAAACTATCATCCCCGAACCGATCGCAGTTCAGGTCACCCGCTCTACTACCAAAACCCTCGAAAAACGGATTAACCTCGTCGGTAACCTGGAAGCAGGTTCTCAGGTAGAAGTCCGGACGCGTTACAGTGGCTACATCAAGTCGATGCCCTTTGACGTCGGCGACCGGATCAAGGAAGGAGATGTCATTCTGGAGCTGAATGATTCAGAGAACCGGGAACTGGTATCGAAGGCAGAAGCTGCTCTCAGTGTCGCCAAGGCACAGTTAAAAGCACAAATTACTTCTCAGGAACTCGCCCGGAAGGCCTATGACCGACTGCTGGTACTGCAGAAGTCAGGCGTCAGTACTCGTCAGCAGATGGAAGAAGCACAGGCCAGCCTGGCAATCCAGGAAGCGCAAACGGAACTGGAACAGGCACGCGTCGATCAGGCGGGAGCCGATCTGGAACAAAGTCGACTGCGTTTGCAGGAAAACAAAATCATTGCTCCCACCAGTGGATTTCTTGCTGAAAGGCTGGTCGATATTGGCGACTTGGCCAAACCGGATGTCGCACTGATGAAAATTGTTAATCTGGATCACGTTCGCACCGTAGTGCATATCGTGGAGAAAGATTACGAGGATGTCAAAATCGGTCAGCAGGCGGCCATCACCGTCGATACGTTTCCCGACCAGACTTTTTCAGGCCACGTTAAACGCAAAGCGCCTGTAATGGATCCACAAACCAGGACCGCCGCCGTTCACATCGAAATTCCCAACGAAGATTTTTCTTTGAAGCCGGGGATGCACGCCCGCGTGCAGATTGTCTTTGAACATCGCCCGGAAACCAAAGTACTGCCGATCGCCTCACTGACCCGCCGCAAGGATGGCCCGGGTTCTGCAGTCTTTATCATTGGAGGGAATCCCCCGATGACCCATCGCCGCAACATTGAAGTCGGTATCAACGATGGAGAAATGGTGGAGATTCTCTCTGGTATCAATGCGGAAGATCTGGTGATCACTCTGGGAAACCGCCTGGTAGATGAAGGACAGACGGTGACACCTGTGGAAGTCCCCATGGATCAGATTCTTCAGGCTCCTCCCGCCCTGCCCGAGAAAACGAACCTGTAA
- a CDS encoding efflux RND transporter permease subunit yields MSLTRLAVHRPISTLMASLVLVMLGCVSLSQLAVDLMPDIQNPSISVITIYEGAGPNEAETLITRPIEQTLSSVSGIENILSSSMEGSSTVRLQFQWGTDLTLAINEVRDALNKLRNSLPEGAEDPYIRHFDVADRPIIYLGLNSELDPITLSQLTENQIIPQFEQLEGVARLRMRGGIEREIQIDLDRSKLESLNMGVNEVVNALKQENINQPAGNYEEGNLNLLIRSQGEFTSLEQIENTVVREQSGATVHVRDIANVVDGEKERTELTRMNGKPGILLYVYKQSGANTISVSDLVQKQLERVNKSMPDVQLSIRVDNSEYIRQSIANIQQAALYGMGLAFIVLILFLRSFRSMLVIGVCMPLSVLATFILIYFQGFTLNIISFGGLALGVGMLVDNSIVVLESIFRKREDGLDAKTAAIEGTEEVSGAIIASTMTTLIIFLPLIFIQGTTGILLHQLAWVVGFSLICSLFASLTLTPVMSAYWIPDQTPKTHSRWTRPWFALIDGFHNLNHRMLLLLERIYERILKFSLKHVVLIGFLLLLCFTTTLGLIPRIKTEFLPKTDEAAINVYSSMAAGIQLKKLDQQTRILEQATIESVPEALAIASFIGDSADDADRWNRTTLRIKLSPRTERKRGIEEIRKALDDAIGPIPGMKVQVKAQTEMMVMRMIGRRGGGDLVVQVAGHNMQLAQQIVEQVVGVMKSTPGLINVEAEISDQRPELTASIDREKAGLLKISVQDIAQTLETTIRGTEATLYREEGDEFPVMVRLREEDRNQIGDVQQVGVTTADGRTIPLKNLLKFESDDAPVVIERHNQQRVLRIFADVEGRDLGSIVPELEDNLNAIQIPSGFSVSVAGDWEEQQKSFSALQQGFVLAIILMYMIMASQYESLRDPFYILFAVPLGMIGVIWVFVFTETTLNVQSFIGIVVLSGIVVNNAIVLVDYINQLKRRHPEKPTSELILQAATRRFRPILMTTLTTVLAMIPISLGWGEGGELQAPMARVVVGGLLAGTLITLLAIPLIYQSCTPDAKQTARPATEPVAEPKLNGQTVKSV; encoded by the coding sequence ATGTCCCTGACTCGACTGGCAGTTCACCGACCGATCTCAACCCTGATGGCCTCGCTTGTGCTGGTCATGTTGGGGTGTGTTTCGTTGTCGCAGCTGGCGGTCGACCTGATGCCGGACATTCAGAATCCCAGCATCAGCGTAATTACCATCTATGAAGGTGCGGGGCCCAACGAAGCGGAAACGCTGATCACCCGACCGATCGAGCAGACCCTGAGCTCGGTTTCTGGAATTGAAAATATCCTCAGCAGCAGCATGGAAGGCAGCAGCACGGTTCGACTGCAGTTCCAGTGGGGCACCGATCTGACCCTGGCAATCAACGAAGTGCGCGACGCGTTGAATAAGCTCCGCAACTCACTGCCGGAAGGGGCAGAGGATCCTTATATCCGACATTTCGACGTCGCTGACCGGCCGATTATTTACCTGGGCCTGAACAGTGAACTCGACCCCATTACCCTGTCGCAACTGACCGAAAATCAGATCATTCCCCAGTTCGAGCAGCTGGAAGGTGTGGCCCGACTACGGATGCGGGGTGGTATTGAACGCGAGATCCAGATTGACCTGGATCGCAGCAAGCTCGAATCACTCAACATGGGTGTGAATGAAGTCGTCAATGCCCTGAAGCAGGAAAACATTAATCAACCAGCGGGAAACTACGAAGAAGGTAACCTGAATTTACTCATCCGCAGCCAGGGTGAATTCACCAGCCTGGAGCAAATCGAAAATACGGTTGTCCGCGAACAATCCGGCGCAACAGTGCATGTCCGGGATATCGCCAATGTCGTTGATGGCGAAAAAGAGCGAACCGAGCTCACCCGCATGAACGGCAAACCGGGGATCCTGCTCTACGTTTATAAGCAATCAGGCGCCAATACAATCAGCGTCAGTGATCTGGTGCAGAAACAGCTCGAACGCGTCAACAAATCGATGCCCGACGTACAACTGAGCATTCGGGTCGACAACTCGGAATACATCCGGCAGTCAATCGCCAACATCCAGCAGGCTGCCTTGTATGGTATGGGACTGGCCTTCATAGTCCTGATTCTCTTCCTGCGCAGTTTCCGCAGCATGCTGGTGATTGGGGTCTGTATGCCCCTCTCGGTTCTGGCCACCTTCATTCTGATCTACTTCCAGGGCTTCACACTGAATATTATTTCGTTCGGTGGTCTGGCTCTCGGAGTAGGCATGCTGGTCGATAATTCCATCGTGGTGCTGGAAAGCATTTTCCGCAAACGGGAAGACGGTCTGGATGCCAAAACCGCCGCCATCGAAGGTACCGAGGAAGTCTCGGGGGCGATTATCGCCAGCACAATGACCACACTGATCATCTTCCTGCCCTTGATCTTCATCCAGGGGACCACCGGGATTCTGTTGCATCAACTGGCATGGGTTGTCGGTTTCTCGCTGATCTGCTCTCTGTTTGCCAGCCTGACTCTGACTCCTGTCATGAGCGCCTACTGGATTCCTGATCAGACCCCGAAAACCCATTCCCGCTGGACCCGCCCCTGGTTTGCACTGATAGACGGGTTCCACAATCTGAACCATCGCATGCTTCTCTTACTGGAGCGGATCTATGAGCGGATATTAAAATTCAGCCTGAAACATGTAGTTCTGATCGGTTTTCTACTGCTGCTCTGCTTTACAACCACACTCGGCCTGATCCCGCGGATTAAAACCGAGTTTCTTCCCAAAACGGATGAAGCAGCCATCAATGTCTATTCCTCGATGGCGGCAGGAATCCAGCTGAAAAAACTCGATCAACAGACCCGGATTCTCGAACAGGCAACCATCGAATCCGTCCCGGAAGCGCTTGCCATCGCATCCTTTATCGGCGATAGCGCTGATGACGCAGACCGCTGGAACCGTACCACGCTCCGCATCAAACTCTCTCCGAGAACAGAGCGAAAACGAGGAATTGAGGAAATCCGCAAAGCCCTCGACGATGCCATCGGTCCAATCCCCGGCATGAAAGTGCAGGTCAAAGCGCAAACCGAAATGATGGTCATGCGCATGATTGGTCGTAGAGGGGGTGGTGACCTGGTCGTACAGGTTGCCGGTCACAATATGCAACTAGCTCAACAGATTGTGGAGCAGGTTGTCGGCGTCATGAAGTCGACTCCCGGATTGATCAATGTCGAAGCAGAAATTTCAGATCAGCGTCCCGAATTGACTGCTTCGATTGACCGTGAAAAAGCAGGCCTGTTGAAAATCAGCGTGCAGGACATCGCCCAGACCCTGGAAACCACCATCCGCGGAACGGAAGCCACGCTCTACCGTGAAGAAGGGGACGAATTCCCCGTCATGGTACGACTCCGAGAGGAAGACCGCAACCAGATCGGCGACGTCCAGCAGGTCGGCGTCACGACGGCCGACGGTCGCACAATCCCACTCAAAAATCTTCTTAAATTTGAATCTGATGATGCACCAGTTGTGATTGAACGGCACAACCAGCAGCGGGTGTTGCGAATTTTTGCTGATGTCGAAGGACGGGACCTGGGCAGCATCGTCCCGGAACTGGAAGATAATCTGAACGCGATTCAGATCCCATCTGGTTTCTCAGTCAGCGTCGCCGGGGACTGGGAAGAGCAACAGAAAAGCTTCAGTGCCCTGCAACAGGGATTCGTCCTGGCGATTATTCTGATGTACATGATCATGGCTTCGCAGTACGAATCGCTCCGTGATCCATTTTATATTCTGTTCGCTGTCCCACTGGGTATGATCGGTGTCATCTGGGTTTTTGTTTTCACAGAAACGACTCTGAATGTGCAATCCTTCATCGGCATCGTCGTTCTCTCGGGGATCGTCGTCAATAATGCGATCGTCCTGGTGGATTACATCAACCAGTTGAAACGCCGGCATCCTGAAAAACCGACATCTGAGCTGATTCTGCAGGCAGCGACACGCCGCTTCCGGCCCATTCTCATGACCACACTGACCACCGTGCTGGCCATGATCCCGATTTCACTGGGCTGGGGTGAGGGAGGCGAACTGCAGGCCCCGATGGCACGAGTCGTTGTCGGAGGCTTGCTCGCAGGCACTCTAATTACCCTGCTGGCCATCCCGCTGATTTACCAGTCCTGCACTCCGGACGCGAAACAAACCGCGCGGCCAGCCACAGAGCCCGTTGCTGAACCGAAACTGAACGGCCAAACGGTAAAATCTGTCTGA
- a CDS encoding 3-oxoacyl-ACP synthase III family protein, with translation MSLKVQTKNQVNSNDLESVLDASGLLDQQINLAPENKKIESKRGRQVISQRTNSLLGVQIVSSGSYVPDNVVTNQDLQKRYGFDPEWIEQRTGILERRHAPEGIATSDLCYEAAQKAIRAARVNPEDIDLLIVGTFTPDFQCPSVACLVQDRLGLDAPALDLQAACAGFMYALVTAAQYVATGNSKLALVIGGDCNSRIVNPEDRRVAPLFGDGAGAVLLAKGDPHQGLTCYQTGSDGSGCSLLDRPAGGTRNPATAEDIQEGRHFLNMDGRSVFKWAVRTVADSIDLMLTKTGMSVHDVDLFLMHQANIRIIDSACDQLGIPREKVYNNLDRYGNTSGGSIPIVLDEAFNAGRINRGDTILLSGFGAGLAWGTGLFRW, from the coding sequence ATGTCTTTAAAAGTTCAAACAAAAAATCAGGTAAACTCAAACGATCTGGAATCAGTTCTAGACGCGTCCGGGTTATTAGACCAGCAAATAAATCTGGCACCTGAGAATAAAAAAATAGAGAGCAAGCGTGGTCGCCAGGTGATTAGTCAACGAACTAATTCATTGTTGGGGGTCCAGATTGTTTCCAGTGGTTCTTACGTACCCGACAATGTGGTAACGAATCAGGACCTGCAGAAACGGTATGGTTTTGACCCGGAATGGATTGAACAGCGAACGGGAATTCTGGAGCGTCGACATGCTCCTGAGGGAATTGCAACCAGCGATCTCTGCTATGAAGCGGCACAAAAGGCAATTCGTGCTGCCCGCGTGAACCCGGAAGACATCGACCTGTTGATCGTGGGAACGTTCACTCCCGATTTTCAGTGTCCCTCCGTAGCCTGCCTGGTACAGGACCGTCTCGGACTGGATGCACCTGCCCTTGATCTGCAGGCTGCCTGTGCTGGATTCATGTATGCACTGGTGACCGCAGCTCAGTACGTCGCGACCGGTAACAGCAAACTGGCTCTGGTCATCGGTGGTGACTGTAACAGCCGGATTGTCAATCCGGAAGACCGCAGGGTCGCTCCTCTGTTCGGTGATGGTGCTGGAGCTGTGCTCCTGGCCAAAGGTGATCCGCATCAGGGATTGACCTGTTATCAGACCGGATCAGATGGCAGTGGCTGTTCGCTTCTGGATCGTCCCGCTGGGGGAACCCGTAATCCGGCTACCGCGGAAGATATTCAAGAAGGGCGGCATTTCCTGAATATGGACGGCCGCAGCGTCTTTAAGTGGGCTGTTCGTACTGTCGCTGATTCCATCGATCTGATGCTGACCAAAACCGGTATGAGCGTGCACGATGTTGATCTGTTTTTAATGCATCAGGCCAACATCCGCATTATTGATTCCGCCTGCGATCAGCTGGGGATTCCCCGTGAAAAGGTCTACAATAACCTTGATCGCTATGGTAACACCTCCGGCGGTTCAATTCCCATCGTTCTGGATGAAGCCTTCAATGCTGGCCGCATTAACCGGGGAGATACAATCCTCCTGAGCGGCTTTGGTGCCGGTCTGGCCTGGGGAACTGGTCTGTTCCGCTGGTAA
- the metK gene encoding methionine adenosyltransferase, translating to MAKFSFTSESVSMGHPDKVSDQVSDGILDALLAEDPYSRVACETLCTTDFVLLAGEITSNANVDYEKIARDVIRDIGYTSEDIGFNADTCEVLVKLHQQSADIAQGVDAEGAGDQGLMFGYACNQTEEYMPVPIALSHRILNKLTEIRQNGEVNWLLPDSKSQVTVEYEDGKPVGVSAVVVSTQHTDEVTQAEIREFIIEKVIKDVIPADFLNDETKYHINPTGRFVIGGPHGDAGLTGRKIIVDTYGGWGRHGGGAFSGKDSTKVDRSAAYMARYIAKNIVASGLATECEVQLSYAIGVVEPTSVYVDTKGTSVIPEEKISELVRELFPLNPQGIIEHLQLRRPIFRKTTWGGHFGRNDPDFTWEATDKAAELRDAAGLGNEVPEPQFAIS from the coding sequence ATGGCTAAATTTTCGTTCACAAGTGAATCTGTCAGTATGGGACATCCTGACAAAGTCTCAGACCAGGTATCCGATGGCATTCTGGATGCACTGCTTGCTGAAGATCCTTACTCACGCGTTGCTTGTGAAACTCTGTGTACCACAGACTTCGTTCTGCTTGCCGGTGAAATTACCAGCAACGCCAACGTCGATTACGAGAAAATTGCCCGCGATGTCATTCGCGATATCGGTTACACCAGCGAAGACATCGGCTTCAACGCAGATACCTGCGAAGTACTGGTTAAATTGCATCAGCAAAGTGCAGATATTGCCCAGGGCGTCGACGCCGAAGGGGCTGGTGACCAGGGGCTGATGTTCGGTTATGCCTGCAATCAGACGGAAGAGTACATGCCGGTACCGATTGCTCTGTCGCACCGCATTCTGAATAAACTGACTGAAATCCGTCAGAACGGTGAAGTGAACTGGCTGCTGCCGGACAGCAAAAGCCAGGTCACTGTCGAATACGAAGACGGCAAACCTGTCGGTGTTTCCGCGGTTGTAGTTTCAACCCAGCACACTGATGAGGTCACTCAGGCTGAAATTCGCGAATTTATCATCGAGAAAGTCATCAAGGATGTCATTCCTGCCGACTTTTTGAATGATGAAACCAAGTATCACATTAATCCGACCGGACGGTTTGTGATCGGCGGACCTCACGGTGACGCTGGTTTGACTGGTCGTAAGATTATTGTCGATACCTATGGTGGCTGGGGCCGTCATGGCGGCGGTGCTTTCAGTGGTAAAGACTCAACCAAAGTAGACCGCTCCGCAGCATACATGGCCCGTTACATTGCCAAGAACATCGTTGCCTCAGGTCTGGCTACGGAGTGTGAAGTTCAGCTTTCCTACGCGATTGGTGTAGTCGAGCCGACCAGCGTGTATGTGGACACCAAGGGAACTTCCGTGATTCCAGAAGAGAAAATTTCTGAACTGGTTCGTGAGCTCTTCCCGCTGAATCCGCAGGGGATCATCGAACACCTGCAGCTGCGTCGTCCCATTTTCAGAAAGACTACCTGGGGCGGACATTTTGGTCGGAACGATCCCGATTTTACCTGGGAAGCTACCGACAAAGCTGCTGAACTGAGAGACGCTGCTGGCCTGGGAAATGAAGTTCCCGAGCCTCAATTTGCCATTTCCTGA